In Ochrobactrum sp. Marseille-Q0166, a single genomic region encodes these proteins:
- a CDS encoding GNAT family N-acetyltransferase, which yields MREKLFTSHWDEIDSLTPRALYAMLKLRVDVFVVEQNCPYPEIDGKDYDAFHLRILDGAELAASLRVLPPEKEGKPVKIGRVVVAADYRGDKLGHRMMKEAIAFAQDRFPGIAIELGGQSHLQKFYGSFGFVAISEEYLEDGIPHVDMRLEPQESVV from the coding sequence ATGCGTGAAAAGCTTTTCACCTCTCATTGGGATGAGATCGACAGCCTGACTCCGCGCGCGCTTTATGCGATGCTGAAGCTGCGCGTGGATGTTTTCGTGGTGGAGCAGAATTGCCCTTACCCCGAAATCGACGGCAAGGATTATGACGCGTTTCACTTACGCATTCTCGATGGTGCGGAACTCGCAGCGAGTTTGCGGGTTCTGCCACCAGAGAAGGAAGGAAAGCCGGTCAAAATCGGTCGGGTTGTCGTCGCAGCCGATTATCGTGGTGACAAGCTTGGTCATCGCATGATGAAAGAGGCGATTGCTTTTGCTCAGGACCGCTTTCCGGGCATTGCCATTGAGCTTGGCGGACAGAGCCATTTGCAGAAATTCTATGGCTCGTTCGGCTTTGTCGCGATTTCGGAAGAATATCTCGAAGATGGCATTCCGCATGTCGATATGCGGTTAGAACCGCAGGAAAGCGTTGTGTGA
- a CDS encoding cytochrome P450, producing the protein MKTTIAMKDPAQPFVPPAPRPREKPVGRFEMMRVVYKNPLELWGEPSYNERWVSVSWLGIKTIIANDPGLIRHVLVDHAANYPMSAIRQRVLRPILRDGLLTAEGQVWKRSRKAMAPVFTPRHIGGFASAMRNRSLQFVERYKTNGIITDVAHDMTLLTYDILAETLFSGEIAGDPNDFAHQIDKLFETMGRVDPFDLLGLPEWLPRFTRLRGNQSLGFFRELVSDTIALRKARMEKGEEVPNDFLTLLLRAEGPDGLSRSEIEDNIITFIGAGHETTARALGWTLYLLAKAPQERERVEAEIDAFFADGGNDLPPQEWLAKLPFTRAAFEEAMRLYPPAPSINREAASDDTYGDLKIAKGTAVLVMPWVIHRHRLYWEQPDAFMPERFWPENRDKLDRFQYLPFGAGPRVCIGASFALQEAVIALATLLDGRRFDVLETTMPWPVQKLTTQPQGGLPMKVMKR; encoded by the coding sequence ATGAAAACCACAATTGCCATGAAAGATCCAGCTCAACCGTTTGTACCGCCTGCGCCGCGCCCGCGCGAAAAGCCGGTTGGACGCTTTGAGATGATGCGCGTGGTTTACAAGAACCCGCTCGAATTATGGGGCGAGCCTTCCTATAACGAGCGTTGGGTTTCTGTAAGCTGGCTTGGCATCAAAACCATCATTGCCAACGATCCGGGCCTTATCCGTCATGTGCTGGTCGATCATGCCGCCAATTATCCCATGTCCGCCATCCGTCAGCGCGTGCTGCGTCCTATCTTACGTGATGGATTATTGACCGCCGAAGGTCAGGTCTGGAAGCGTTCGCGCAAGGCGATGGCGCCGGTTTTCACCCCGCGCCATATCGGCGGTTTTGCGAGCGCCATGCGAAACCGCTCGCTGCAGTTTGTCGAGCGATACAAGACCAATGGCATCATCACCGATGTCGCCCACGACATGACGCTGCTCACCTATGACATTCTGGCTGAAACGCTGTTCTCTGGCGAAATCGCCGGTGATCCCAATGATTTTGCGCACCAGATCGACAAGCTTTTTGAAACCATGGGCCGCGTCGATCCATTCGATCTTCTTGGCTTGCCCGAATGGCTGCCGCGCTTCACGCGCCTTCGTGGCAACCAGTCTCTTGGCTTCTTCCGCGAACTGGTGTCCGACACGATTGCTCTGCGCAAGGCACGTATGGAGAAAGGCGAAGAGGTCCCCAACGATTTCCTGACCCTGCTTTTACGTGCCGAAGGACCGGACGGTCTGAGCCGCTCGGAAATTGAAGATAATATCATCACATTCATCGGCGCCGGGCATGAAACGACAGCCCGGGCGCTCGGCTGGACGCTTTATCTGCTTGCAAAGGCACCGCAGGAACGCGAGCGTGTTGAGGCTGAGATCGATGCGTTCTTTGCGGATGGCGGCAATGACCTGCCGCCGCAGGAATGGCTGGCAAAACTGCCCTTCACGCGTGCCGCTTTTGAGGAGGCGATGCGACTTTATCCGCCAGCGCCGTCAATCAATCGCGAGGCTGCATCGGATGACACCTATGGCGATCTGAAAATTGCCAAAGGAACAGCGGTGCTGGTTATGCCATGGGTAATCCATCGTCACAGGCTTTACTGGGAGCAGCCGGATGCCTTCATGCCGGAACGCTTCTGGCCCGAAAACCGCGACAAACTCGACCGCTTTCAATATCTGCCCTTTGGTGCTGGTCCACGTGTCTGCATCGGTGCGAGTTTCGCGCTTCAGGAAGCGGTGATTGCGCTTGCAACCTTGCTTGATGGCCGTCGCTTTGACGTCCTGGAAACCACAATGCCATGGCCGGTGCAGAAACTCACCACCCAGCCGCAGGGCGGTCTGCCGATGAAGGTGATGAAGCGCTAA
- the hrpB gene encoding ATP-dependent helicase HrpB: MTSLPDLPVTRILPQLDAALANHASAVLVAPPGAGKTTLVPLHFLNAIWRGDGMIVLLEPRRLAARAAARRMAQLLGEEPGETVGYRMRLESKVSAKTKILVVTEGVFARMILDDPDLKGIAAVLFDEFHERSLDVDFGLALALDVQAALRDDLKILVMSATLDGARVASLLGDAPIIESEGRAFPVDIRHRERKPDERIEDVMVKAIREALADETGSILAFLPGQGEIERTAGILEKLLPANIILAPLYGAMEGRDQDAAIKPAPAGHRKVVLATSIAETSITIDGVRVVIDSGLARLPKYEPATGLTRLETVRTSRASADQRAGRAGRTEPGIAIRLWHQGQTASLPAFSPPEILEADLSGLVLDAAAWGVTDPTTLSLLDKPPLPALKEAKALLSRLGALDEAGRLTADGKAMRSLALPARLAHMVAEAGKRGEALRAAELAVLLTERGLGGNETDLDTRMSRFRNDRSDRAQRAKGLAKRLAANVPNKGEAAGSSVGRMLIDAYPDRIAKARGTTGQFLLANGRGGEVDPAISLSRAQWLVVADMSGKAGRARVLSAAEVSETEIRTALGTKIESGRQVVYDAEKNALRAREAVRIGAIALSEKPLAAPSGVSADEGVIAAVREHGLQILPWGKEAEILRRRLGWLYRGLGDPWPSMDDDNLIARLDDWLLPFLTGEAQLDRIPAHVLKNGLISLVPFDLQRLVDQLAPTHFEVPTGSNIPIRYDTEEPVLAVRVQELFGLGIHPAIANGKVPLLLELLSPAHRPIQITRDLPGFWQGSWADVRSDMRGRYPRHVWPEDPASAEATRRAKPRGT; this comes from the coding sequence TTGACGAGTCTGCCCGATCTTCCCGTTACCCGCATTCTCCCGCAACTTGACGCCGCGCTTGCCAATCATGCGAGTGCAGTTCTGGTTGCGCCTCCCGGCGCGGGTAAGACGACGCTGGTGCCGCTGCATTTTTTAAATGCTATCTGGCGCGGCGACGGCATGATTGTGCTGCTGGAGCCTCGTCGTTTGGCAGCGCGTGCAGCGGCGCGCCGCATGGCGCAGTTGCTCGGTGAAGAGCCGGGCGAAACAGTCGGCTATCGTATGCGCCTTGAAAGCAAGGTTTCGGCGAAAACCAAAATCCTTGTGGTGACTGAAGGCGTTTTTGCCCGCATGATCCTCGACGACCCTGATCTCAAGGGCATTGCCGCCGTTCTGTTCGATGAGTTTCATGAGCGTAGCCTTGATGTCGATTTTGGTCTGGCGCTTGCGCTCGATGTGCAGGCCGCTCTGCGTGACGATCTCAAGATTCTCGTGATGTCGGCAACGCTGGATGGCGCGCGTGTGGCCTCCCTTTTGGGCGATGCACCCATTATTGAGAGCGAAGGCCGCGCTTTCCCCGTCGATATTCGCCATCGCGAGCGCAAGCCTGACGAACGCATTGAAGACGTGATGGTGAAAGCCATTCGCGAAGCGCTGGCCGATGAAACGGGCAGCATTCTCGCCTTTCTGCCCGGTCAGGGCGAGATCGAACGTACCGCAGGAATTCTGGAAAAGTTGCTGCCTGCCAATATCATTCTGGCCCCGCTTTATGGTGCCATGGAAGGCCGTGATCAGGATGCGGCAATCAAGCCAGCTCCCGCAGGTCATCGCAAGGTGGTGCTGGCGACCTCGATTGCCGAAACCTCCATCACTATCGACGGTGTGCGGGTGGTGATCGATTCTGGCCTTGCCCGCCTGCCAAAATATGAACCTGCTACGGGCCTCACGCGCCTTGAAACGGTGCGCACGTCACGCGCAAGTGCGGATCAGCGCGCTGGTCGTGCCGGTCGTACCGAGCCGGGCATCGCCATCCGCCTCTGGCATCAGGGGCAAACGGCGTCACTTCCTGCTTTCTCGCCGCCCGAAATTCTGGAAGCCGACCTTTCCGGCCTAGTCCTCGATGCGGCTGCATGGGGCGTGACCGATCCTACGACGCTTTCGCTGCTCGACAAACCACCGTTGCCCGCGCTCAAAGAAGCCAAAGCATTGCTTAGCCGGCTTGGTGCGCTTGATGAGGCTGGACGTCTGACCGCAGACGGCAAGGCTATGCGCTCGCTCGCCTTGCCTGCTCGTCTGGCGCATATGGTGGCGGAAGCGGGCAAACGCGGCGAGGCCTTGCGCGCTGCAGAGCTTGCCGTTCTTCTGACCGAGCGCGGCCTTGGCGGCAATGAAACCGACCTCGACACGCGCATGTCGCGGTTTCGCAATGACCGTTCTGATCGCGCCCAGCGCGCCAAAGGACTAGCGAAACGTCTGGCTGCAAATGTGCCCAACAAAGGCGAAGCAGCGGGATCAAGTGTTGGCCGTATGTTGATTGACGCCTATCCAGACCGTATCGCTAAGGCGCGTGGGACAACGGGGCAATTCCTGCTGGCCAATGGGCGTGGTGGCGAAGTCGATCCGGCGATCAGCCTCAGCCGCGCGCAATGGCTGGTGGTGGCCGATATGTCGGGTAAAGCAGGCCGCGCACGCGTGCTTTCTGCGGCGGAAGTCTCTGAAACAGAAATCCGCACTGCTCTTGGCACCAAGATCGAAAGCGGCCGACAGGTCGTCTACGACGCGGAAAAGAACGCTTTGCGTGCGCGTGAAGCCGTTCGCATTGGTGCTATTGCCCTGTCGGAAAAGCCGCTTGCCGCTCCTTCCGGCGTGAGCGCCGATGAAGGTGTAATCGCTGCCGTGCGCGAGCATGGACTGCAAATCCTGCCATGGGGCAAAGAAGCTGAAATCCTGCGTCGTCGTCTCGGCTGGCTTTATCGCGGTCTTGGCGATCCATGGCCGTCGATGGATGACGACAATCTTATTGCGCGCCTTGACGACTGGCTTCTGCCGTTTCTCACTGGTGAGGCGCAACTCGACCGCATCCCGGCGCATGTGCTGAAAAACGGATTGATAAGCCTCGTGCCGTTTGACCTGCAACGCCTCGTCGATCAACTGGCACCAACGCATTTTGAAGTGCCGACCGGCTCGAATATTCCGATCCGCTATGACACGGAGGAGCCGGTTCTGGCCGTGCGCGTGCAGGAGCTGTTCGGCCTTGGTATCCATCCGGCCATTGCCAATGGCAAAGTACCGCTTTTGCTGGAATTGCTTTCGCCCGCCCACCGCCCGATACAGATCACGCGTGATTTGCCGGGCTTCTGGCAAGGCTCATGGGCCGATGTGCGCTCTGATATGCGTGGCCGCTACCCGCGCCATGTCTGGCCGGAAGATCCGGCGAGTGCCGAAGCCACCCGAAGGGCAAAGCCACGCGGCACCTGA
- a CDS encoding S-(hydroxymethyl)glutathione dehydrogenase/class III alcohol dehydrogenase: MKSRAAVAWEAKKPLTIETVEIGGPRAGEVLVEIMATGVCHTDAYTLSGLDSEGKFPAILGHEGAGIVREVGAGVTSVKPGDHVIPLYTPECRQCKTCLSQRSNLCTSIRATQGQGLMPDRTTRFSCDGGEVFHYMGCSTFSNFTVLPEIAVAKVREDAPFDKICYIGCGVTTGIGAVIYTAKVRPGSNVVVFGLGGIGLNVIQGARMVGADKIIGVDINPSKVEMAKKFGMTDFINPREIGNDKVVQAIQDLTDGGADYSFDATGNTDVMRQALECCHRGWGESIIIGVAEAGKEIATRPFQLVTGRVWKGTAFGGARGRTDVPKIVDWYMEGKIDIDSLITHTMPLDEINTAFDLMHEGKSIRSVIVY; encoded by the coding sequence ATGAAGTCACGCGCAGCCGTTGCCTGGGAGGCAAAAAAGCCGCTCACCATCGAAACCGTTGAAATCGGCGGTCCCCGCGCGGGCGAAGTGCTGGTCGAAATCATGGCGACCGGCGTTTGCCACACCGATGCCTACACGCTTTCCGGCCTTGACTCAGAGGGCAAGTTCCCGGCCATTCTCGGCCATGAAGGTGCGGGCATCGTGCGCGAAGTGGGCGCTGGCGTAACGTCCGTTAAGCCGGGCGATCACGTGATCCCACTCTACACGCCGGAATGTCGCCAGTGCAAAACCTGCCTGTCGCAGCGTTCAAACCTCTGCACATCGATCCGCGCAACGCAGGGTCAGGGCCTCATGCCAGACCGCACAACCCGCTTTTCATGCGATGGCGGTGAAGTGTTCCATTATATGGGCTGCTCGACCTTCTCGAACTTCACCGTTCTGCCGGAAATCGCAGTCGCCAAGGTTCGCGAAGATGCGCCTTTCGACAAGATCTGCTATATCGGCTGCGGTGTTACCACCGGCATTGGCGCAGTTATTTATACGGCTAAGGTTCGTCCGGGTTCCAATGTTGTTGTGTTTGGTCTTGGCGGCATTGGTCTCAATGTCATTCAGGGCGCGCGTATGGTTGGGGCGGACAAGATCATCGGCGTCGACATCAATCCATCCAAGGTGGAAATGGCGAAGAAATTCGGCATGACCGACTTTATCAACCCGCGCGAAATCGGCAATGACAAGGTCGTGCAGGCCATTCAGGATCTGACCGATGGCGGCGCGGATTATTCTTTCGATGCTACCGGCAACACCGATGTCATGCGTCAGGCGCTCGAATGCTGCCATCGCGGCTGGGGTGAATCGATCATCATCGGCGTTGCGGAAGCGGGCAAGGAAATCGCCACGCGTCCATTCCAGCTCGTCACCGGACGCGTCTGGAAAGGCACTGCATTTGGTGGCGCTCGTGGTCGCACCGACGTTCCAAAGATCGTTGACTGGTACATGGAAGGCAAGATCGACATCGACAGCCTCATTACCCACACCATGCCGCTTGATGAAATCAACACGGCTTTCGACCTTATGCATGAAGGCAAGTCGATCCGTTCGGTGATTGTCTACTGA
- the fghA gene encoding S-formylglutathione hydrolase encodes METISTAKCFGGTQGVYRHKSETNQCDMTFAVFLPPQAKDGPVPVLWYLSGLTCTHQNVMDKGEYRRLAAELGIAVICPDTSPRGDDVPDEPDNWQFGKGAGFYVDATQEPFAKNYQMYSYITKELTDLVTDKFPLDMARQAITGHSMGGHGALTIALKNPDRFKSASAFAPIVQPSKAGWSKPALEKYLGAEERAWRAYDATLLIEDGYRFPEFLVDQGEADGFLHEGLRPWLLEEACTKAGIPLTLNMREGYDHSYFFISSFMDDHLKWHSERLKR; translated from the coding sequence ATGGAAACGATTTCGACCGCAAAATGCTTTGGTGGAACACAGGGCGTTTATCGCCATAAGAGCGAGACCAATCAGTGCGATATGACCTTTGCCGTTTTCCTGCCGCCGCAGGCAAAGGATGGCCCGGTGCCGGTGCTCTGGTATCTTTCCGGCCTCACCTGCACCCATCAGAATGTGATGGACAAGGGCGAATATCGCCGCCTTGCAGCAGAACTTGGAATTGCCGTTATTTGCCCAGATACCAGCCCACGCGGTGATGACGTGCCGGATGAACCTGATAACTGGCAGTTCGGCAAGGGTGCAGGCTTTTATGTCGATGCCACGCAAGAGCCATTTGCCAAAAACTATCAGATGTATAGCTACATCACCAAGGAACTGACCGATCTGGTGACAGACAAATTTCCGCTCGACATGGCGCGTCAGGCCATCACTGGTCATTCGATGGGCGGACATGGTGCGCTGACCATAGCACTGAAAAACCCGGATCGTTTCAAGTCGGCATCAGCTTTCGCACCGATTGTCCAGCCTTCAAAGGCGGGCTGGTCGAAGCCTGCGCTGGAAAAATATCTGGGCGCAGAAGAACGTGCATGGCGTGCCTATGACGCGACGCTGCTCATTGAAGACGGCTACCGTTTTCCCGAATTTCTGGTCGATCAGGGTGAAGCTGATGGCTTCCTTCATGAAGGCCTGCGTCCATGGCTATTGGAAGAAGCCTGCACAAAGGCTGGCATCCCGCTCACGCTCAATATGCGAGAAGGCTATGACCATTCCTATTTCTTCATCTCGTCCTTCATGGATGACCATCTAAAATGGCATTCCGAGAGGTTGAAGCGTTGA
- a CDS encoding DUF1345 domain-containing protein, with the protein MFLLRRHMSFYLAAIGGVTAFIIAWLLKSPLAPVIGANCFFVLYLALALCALPKLTAAYLKKHAATADEPIWIIFLVTFATVVVAVVSLFILVNQKPEADMLSLVVTLTAVPLGWFTIHMMTAIHYAHMYWQPTEPAGKDAARASKHCGGFAFPETAEPSGWDFAYYAFVIGMTAQTSDTNVTTTAMRKVTLLHSVVSFFFNTVLVAATVNVVVALGSG; encoded by the coding sequence ATGTTTTTGCTCCGCCGCCATATGTCCTTTTATCTGGCAGCCATTGGCGGCGTAACAGCTTTCATCATTGCCTGGCTTCTAAAAAGCCCGCTTGCTCCGGTCATCGGGGCAAACTGTTTTTTTGTGCTCTATCTTGCTTTGGCGCTGTGTGCATTGCCAAAACTGACGGCAGCATACCTCAAAAAACATGCCGCCACGGCAGATGAACCAATATGGATCATCTTTCTGGTGACATTTGCGACTGTTGTTGTGGCGGTCGTGTCACTGTTCATTCTCGTCAATCAGAAGCCCGAAGCCGATATGCTCTCCCTCGTTGTGACGCTGACTGCTGTTCCGCTTGGCTGGTTTACGATCCATATGATGACGGCCATCCATTACGCCCATATGTACTGGCAACCCACAGAGCCTGCGGGAAAAGATGCGGCGCGCGCCAGCAAACATTGTGGCGGCTTTGCCTTTCCAGAAACGGCGGAGCCATCCGGTTGGGATTTCGCATATTACGCCTTCGTCATCGGCATGACGGCACAGACGTCGGACACCAATGTCACGACCACAGCAATGCGCAAAGTAACGCTTCTGCACAGCGTCGTGTCATTCTTTTTCAATACGGTCCTTGTTGCGGCGACAGTGAATGTCGTGGTCGCACTCGGCAGCGGATAA
- the gyrB gene encoding DNA topoisomerase (ATP-hydrolyzing) subunit B, with translation MSETPEMNSVAAAEYGADSIRVLKGLDAVRKRPGMYIGDTDDGSGLHHMVYEVVDNAIDEALAGHATLVTVTLNADGSCTVTDNGRGIPTDIHKEEGVSAAEVIMTQLHAGGKFDQNSYKVSGGLHGVGVSVVNALSIWLKLKIRRAGKIHEMAFTHGVADAPLAVIGDAGSDTGTEVSFLPSPDTFTMVEFDYDTLERRLRELAFLNSGVRIKLTDRRHADIREQELHYEGGVVEFVKYIDKGKKSLLDEPIYIRSEKDGMTVEVAMWWNDSYHEKVLCFTNNIPQRDGGTHLAGFRGALTRQVTGYADASGMTKKEKVSLTGDDCREGLTAVLSVKVPDPKFSSQTKDKLVSSEVRPVVESLVNEALSTWLEEHPSGGKTIVEKVIQAAAAREAARKARDITRKSNLSVTSLPGKLADCQERDPAKSEIFIVEGDSAGGSAKSGRSRQNQAILPLRGKILNVERVRFDRMISSDQVGTLITALGTSIGKDESHGFNPDKLRYHKIIIMTDADVDGAHIRTLLLTFFFRQMPELIERGHIYIAQPPLYKVSRGKSSQYIKNEAAFEDFLIETGLEEAALEMGSGEVRAGPDLRSVVDDARTLRQLLSGLHTRYDRRVVEQAAIAGLLNPNATANDAASQASADIVAKRLDMISEETERGWTAHVTEDGGYRFERMVRGVKDVAILDMALLGSADARQIDRVASRLSEVFAEPPVLRRKDKVETLSGPMALLDAIFATGRKGLTLQRYKGLGEMNAEQLWETTLDPNVRSLLQVKVTDATDADSLFSRLMGDEVEPRREFIQENALSVANLDV, from the coding sequence ATGAGCGAGACACCAGAGATGAATTCCGTAGCCGCCGCCGAATATGGCGCGGATTCCATTCGTGTTCTGAAAGGCCTCGACGCAGTTCGCAAGCGTCCAGGCATGTATATCGGTGACACGGATGACGGCTCGGGCCTGCATCATATGGTCTACGAAGTCGTGGACAACGCCATCGACGAAGCGCTGGCCGGACATGCAACGCTTGTCACCGTCACGCTGAATGCCGACGGCTCGTGTACTGTGACCGACAACGGCCGCGGTATTCCGACTGACATTCACAAAGAAGAAGGCGTTTCGGCTGCCGAAGTCATCATGACCCAGCTCCATGCCGGCGGCAAGTTCGACCAGAATTCATATAAGGTTTCCGGTGGCCTGCACGGCGTGGGTGTGTCGGTTGTGAACGCATTGTCGATCTGGCTGAAGCTGAAAATCCGGCGCGCCGGCAAAATCCATGAAATGGCCTTTACGCACGGGGTAGCTGATGCTCCGCTTGCGGTCATTGGTGATGCAGGCAGCGATACAGGCACCGAAGTCAGCTTCCTGCCTTCGCCTGATACGTTTACCATGGTCGAGTTTGATTATGATACGCTCGAGCGCCGTCTGCGCGAACTGGCGTTCCTCAACTCCGGCGTCCGCATCAAACTGACAGACCGTCGCCACGCCGATATTCGCGAACAGGAACTTCACTATGAAGGTGGTGTGGTTGAGTTCGTAAAATATATCGACAAGGGCAAGAAATCCCTTCTGGACGAGCCGATCTATATCCGCAGCGAAAAAGATGGCATGACCGTTGAAGTCGCCATGTGGTGGAACGATTCCTACCATGAAAAAGTGCTGTGCTTCACCAACAACATCCCGCAGCGCGATGGTGGTACGCATCTGGCCGGTTTCCGTGGCGCGCTGACCCGTCAGGTGACGGGTTATGCCGATGCATCCGGCATGACCAAGAAAGAAAAGGTCAGCCTGACCGGTGATGATTGCCGTGAAGGTCTGACGGCTGTGCTTTCGGTCAAGGTTCCTGATCCAAAGTTTTCATCGCAGACCAAGGACAAGCTGGTTTCCTCGGAGGTCCGTCCTGTCGTTGAAAGCCTCGTCAATGAAGCGCTTTCAACATGGCTCGAAGAACATCCTTCAGGCGGCAAGACCATTGTTGAAAAGGTCATTCAGGCCGCCGCAGCCCGCGAAGCAGCCCGCAAGGCACGCGACATCACACGCAAGAGCAATCTGAGTGTGACATCGCTTCCCGGCAAGCTGGCTGACTGTCAGGAACGCGATCCTGCAAAGTCAGAAATCTTCATCGTCGAGGGTGACTCTGCTGGTGGTTCGGCCAAGAGCGGTCGTTCACGCCAGAACCAGGCTATTCTGCCGCTGCGCGGCAAGATCCTCAACGTGGAACGCGTCCGCTTTGACCGCATGATCTCATCCGATCAGGTCGGCACGCTGATCACAGCTCTTGGCACGTCGATCGGCAAGGATGAATCGCACGGCTTCAATCCTGACAAGCTGCGCTACCACAAGATCATCATTATGACGGATGCTGACGTCGACGGCGCGCATATTCGGACGCTGCTGTTGACCTTCTTCTTCCGTCAAATGCCGGAGCTGATCGAGCGCGGTCATATCTATATCGCGCAGCCGCCCCTCTATAAGGTATCGCGTGGCAAGTCCTCGCAATATATCAAGAACGAAGCTGCTTTCGAAGACTTCCTTATCGAAACCGGCCTTGAAGAAGCGGCTCTTGAAATGGGCAGCGGTGAAGTGCGCGCCGGACCTGACCTTCGATCAGTCGTCGACGATGCACGCACACTGCGTCAGCTTCTTTCGGGCCTTCATACGCGTTATGATCGTCGTGTTGTGGAACAGGCCGCGATTGCAGGCCTTCTTAACCCGAATGCGACCGCTAACGATGCTGCGTCGCAGGCTTCCGCCGATATCGTTGCCAAGCGTCTCGACATGATCTCGGAAGAAACCGAGCGTGGCTGGACCGCCCATGTGACGGAAGACGGCGGCTATCGCTTCGAGCGCATGGTGCGTGGCGTGAAGGATGTTGCCATTCTCGACATGGCTCTGCTCGGCTCTGCAGATGCGCGCCAGATCGACCGTGTGGCTTCGCGTCTGTCGGAAGTTTTCGCTGAGCCGCCGGTTCTGCGCCGTAAAGACAAGGTCGAAACACTTTCCGGCCCGATGGCGCTGCTTGATGCGATTTTCGCTACAGGCCGCAAGGGTCTGACATTGCAGCGTTATAAAGGCTTGGGCGAAATGAATGCGGAACAGCTTTGGGAAACCACGCTCGATCCAAATGTGCGTTCGCTTTTGCAAGTCAAGGTGACGGACGCGACCGATGCCGATTCGCTCTTCTCCCGCCTGATGGGTGACGAAGTTGAGCCACGCCGCGAGTTCATTCAGGAAAATGCACTGAGCGTCGCCAATCTCGACGTTTAA
- a CDS encoding metal/formaldehyde-sensitive transcriptional repressor, with translation MPHSPEDKKRALTRLRRIKGQAEALERAVESGTECAALLQQIAALRGATNGLMAEVLESHFRETFGQSRCQSRETIARDAVADPDAEIDEIMRILRTYLK, from the coding sequence ATGCCGCATTCACCGGAAGACAAAAAGCGCGCTTTGACGCGCCTGCGCCGCATCAAAGGCCAGGCCGAGGCACTGGAGCGCGCTGTGGAATCGGGCACGGAATGCGCCGCACTTTTGCAGCAGATCGCAGCCTTGCGTGGCGCGACCAACGGATTAATGGCGGAAGTACTGGAAAGCCATTTTCGAGAGACATTCGGCCAAAGTCGTTGTCAGTCTCGTGAGACGATAGCACGCGATGCGGTGGCAGATCCCGATGCAGAGATCGACGAAATCATGCGAATTTTGCGCACCTATCTGAAATAG
- a CDS encoding acetyltransferase, producing MIHIRKSTPADAPALTAIWRASVLATHDFLSREDFNEIEKLVAEQYLPNVEVDVVEYDGQAVGFMGMTDNNIDSLFISPAERGKGIGKHMIAHAKKRGTLTVDVNEQNAQGVGFYRHVGFVATGRSETDDQGRPYPLLHLKLEAYSSSS from the coding sequence ATGATCCATATCCGAAAATCCACACCTGCCGACGCCCCTGCCCTCACGGCGATCTGGCGCGCAAGCGTGCTGGCAACGCATGATTTTCTCAGCCGTGAAGACTTCAATGAGATCGAAAAGCTGGTCGCAGAGCAATATCTGCCAAATGTGGAAGTCGATGTCGTTGAATATGACGGCCAAGCGGTCGGCTTCATGGGCATGACCGATAACAATATCGACAGCCTGTTCATTTCGCCGGCTGAACGCGGTAAGGGTATTGGCAAACATATGATTGCGCACGCGAAAAAGCGCGGCACGCTGACCGTCGATGTGAATGAGCAGAACGCACAAGGCGTGGGCTTTTATCGCCATGTCGGTTTTGTTGCGACAGGTCGCTCGGAAACGGATGATCAGGGACGGCCTTATCCGCTCTTGCATCTCAAGCTTGAGGCCTACAGCAGCTCCAGTTAA